The DNA window ACGTTGCTGGACACGCGGACCGGAATGATCCTGGTCTACTGCACCTTCAACCTTCCGTTCGCCATCTGGACGCTCCGTCCGACCGTCGACGGAATCCCGCGTGAACTGGATGAAGCCGCCTTTGTCGACGGCGCCAGTCCGTGGAAGGTCATTACCGAGATCGTGTTCCCGCTGTGCCGGCCGGGACTGGCGGTGACGCTGATCCTGACCTGGGTCTTCGCCTGGAACGAATACCTCCTGGCCGCGACGCTGACCAATTTCAACGCCCGCACCCTGACCACCGGCCTTTCGGAATACGTGACCACCACGGGCACCGAATGGGGGATCATGGCGGCCATCTCCATCTTCACGCTGATCCCGGCCCTGATCGTCTTCGGACTGGTGCAGCGGCACATCGTGGCCGGTCTCACCTTCGGTGCGGTGAAGGGGTAACGACATGAGCAAGAAACTCGAAAACATCGAGCCCCCGATCGAGATCCTCGAAGACAACGATGCCGCCCCGATCGAAGAGGCCGGGGGCTTTCTTCCCATCGAGACCAACTGGTTCGACCGCCTGTTCATTTCGGTCGTGATCTGGGTCGCTCTTTCGCTCGCCTGGTTCCGTTTCATCGAGCCGCTGGGCCCGTCCATTTGGATCGCCAACGCCATCGCACTGGCGCTGGGCGTCCTGATCATAAGCAAAGGATGAGCGGATGAAGTCTCTCGTTCTCGAAAAGAAAGACGAACTGTCGCTGCGCGACTTCCCGGCCATCGACCGCGAGGAGGAGGTGCTGGGCCCGCGCGATGTGCGCATCAAGCTGCACACCGTCGGCATCTGCGGATCGGACGTGCACTACTACACGCACGGCCGGATCGGCCCGTTCGTCGTCAAGGAGCCGATGATCCTCGGTCACGAGGCCTCCGGGGTCGTCATCGAGACGGGCTCCGAGGTGCAGACGCTGAAGGTCGGCGACCGGGTCTGCATGGAGCCGGGCATTCCCGACCCCAACAGCAGGGCGACGCGCCTCGGGATGTACAACGTCGACCCGGCGGTTCGCTTCTGGGCGACGCCGCCCGTGCACGGAATCCTGCGGCCGACATGCGTCCACCCCGAAGCCTTCACCTTCAAGCTGCCCGACAATGTGAGCTTTGCCGAGGCCGCGATGGTCGAGCCTCTGGCCGTTGGCGTTCACGCCGCGACCAAGGCGCGGGTCAAGCCGGGCGACATCGGTGTGGTCATGGGCGCGGGGCCGATCGGCCTGGTGACGGCGCTTTCGGCGCTCGCGGCCGGCTGCGCCCGGGTCTATGTGACCGATCTGGCGGAAAAGAAGCTCGAGATCGCCGAAAGCCTCAGCCCGGCCATCACCGGGGTGAACGTCGCGAAGGAAGACGTCGCGGCGCTCGTCAAGCGCCACACGGAGGGCTGGGGCGCCGATCTGGTCTTCGAGGCGACCGGATCGCCGAAGGCCGCGGCTCAGGTGTTCGAACCGCTCGCGCCCGGCGGATGCGTCGTGATGATCGGCGGTCAGCCCGACCCGGTCAGCTACGACGCGGGCGCCGCCATGGTTCGCGAAGCGCGGGTGGAGAACATCTTCCGCTATGCGCATGTCTTCCCGCGCTGCGTGGCGATGCTGAGTTCCGGCGCGATCGACGTGAAGCCGCTCATTACCAGGACATTC is part of the Hartmannibacter diazotrophicus genome and encodes:
- a CDS encoding carbohydrate ABC transporter permease; the encoded protein is MKKKNPWLYIAFWIFISFLTLFPIYWLFVISVKPAVELFSTPEVILHKIYWQNYIDVLNDRTLRSYMVNSLIISSGNALLCTTFGFFACYALSRFNMSGKESIFFWTITNRMAPPAVFLLPLFLLMTQVYKVGDFTLLDTRTGMILVYCTFNLPFAIWTLRPTVDGIPRELDEAAFVDGASPWKVITEIVFPLCRPGLAVTLILTWVFAWNEYLLAATLTNFNARTLTTGLSEYVTTTGTEWGIMAAISIFTLIPALIVFGLVQRHIVAGLTFGAVKG
- a CDS encoding DUF2160 family membrane protein encodes the protein MSKKLENIEPPIEILEDNDAAPIEEAGGFLPIETNWFDRLFISVVIWVALSLAWFRFIEPLGPSIWIANAIALALGVLIISKG
- a CDS encoding NAD(P)-dependent alcohol dehydrogenase; this translates as MKSLVLEKKDELSLRDFPAIDREEEVLGPRDVRIKLHTVGICGSDVHYYTHGRIGPFVVKEPMILGHEASGVVIETGSEVQTLKVGDRVCMEPGIPDPNSRATRLGMYNVDPAVRFWATPPVHGILRPTCVHPEAFTFKLPDNVSFAEAAMVEPLAVGVHAATKARVKPGDIGVVMGAGPIGLVTALSALAAGCARVYVTDLAEKKLEIAESLSPAITGVNVAKEDVAALVKRHTEGWGADLVFEATGSPKAAAQVFEPLAPGGCVVMIGGQPDPVSYDAGAAMVREARVENIFRYAHVFPRCVAMLSSGAIDVKPLITRTFEFEDSVRAFEIAASAPPADVKMQIELPQ